The following proteins are encoded in a genomic region of Denticeps clupeoides unplaced genomic scaffold, fDenClu1.1, whole genome shotgun sequence:
- the LOC114774559 gene encoding tyrosine-protein phosphatase non-receptor type 23-like isoform X2, giving the protein MTTGQEAAVPVTWTDLYSGRAVTHDDIRYEQASVLFNLGALHSFLGAMDKRVSEGGMKVSCNHFQSAAGAFSYLLDHLTHVYSSELRSHSLTANIRLMLAQAQECLLEKSLLDNMKSLVIARICAQVVDYYKQCVWAMESADSSVLAKKEKEWMKIISMKIWYYSAIAQLHMGKQAEEEQKFGEAVAYFQSSHDRLNEAIKLSKGLPESQVQKALRFSADVIRGKLNSGKKDNDFIYHETVPAADKLASPKGVSLVKPSPFNPTDPGATGPDLFSTLVPMAAHEASSVYSEEKAKLMRDVLSRIESQNRTLEQFMDSLCLDSAALGAALSPSLPGTLLETCAALSVRPNAVQSLVQAMQVLAGLTTEVDEHLDELRKVLLETSCTHGPAWEEAQKELERYERVHTDATHTNTELHTRMSQHLPNLRLLQGPVEELRANLPQTQLTEDDRAASEQMQRILGKVNEMREQRRSLEQQLRELIHRDDLTSVLVTTERSEIKDMFQQQLQKYSELTGYIEQNLSAQEKILTTLTDANARYAPVRKNLAHTHTQWQSAVRALQASYEDYEDLLRKAEEGRDFYQGLVGKCSTLLQRVKTLSLDPGESRDAGGTPLVKPRTKIPLVSEEAPETPTPLPRGKSCPPSGGPALQQALNTPPTFNNQPHATQMPYALLPWQQTAAPPLHQQPAQTPPSSVPQMFVGHPHFLPPFPGQPQVPGYPGIPFPGQNRPGAPPQNQMQAPPFPGVVYMPPFTCPYPYGPPFQNPQASGTSQTQHDPRSYPGAAPPFIPTQMQPHLLPRQATPPAAPAAEDRPSEQLSSQEGQDVLQARLDQLHLHTQETGADPGSAHTAS; this is encoded by the exons ATGACAACCGGGCAGGAAGCAGCTGTGCCGGTCACCTG GACAGATCTGTACTCAGGGAGGGCCGTGACCCACGATGACATCAGATATGAACAGGCCAGTGTCCTCTTCAACCTCG GAGCTCTGCACTCCTTCCTGGGGGCTATGGATAAAAGAGTGTCAGAAGGG GGGATGAAGGTTTCCTGTAACCATTTCCAGTCGGCAGCTGGTGCTTTCTCCTACCTTCTCGATCACCTCACACACGTTTACAGCTCCGAGCTGAGGAGTCACAGCCTCACCGCCAACATCAGGCTAATGCTG GCTCAGGCTCAGGAGTGTCTTCTGGAGAAATCTCTGCTGGACAACATGAAGAGCCTGGTCATCGCACGCATCTGtgcacag gtagtTGATTATtataagcagtgtgtgtgggcaaTGGAGTCTGCAGACTCAAGTGTGTTGgcgaagaaggagaaggagtgGATGAAGATCATCAGCATGAAGATCTGGTACTATAGTGCTATTGCACAG CTGCACATGGGGAAGCAGgcagaagaggagcagaagtTTGGCGAGGCT GTGGCTTATTTCCAGAGCTCTCATGATAGGTTGAATGAAGCCATCAAGCTTAGTAAG GGTCTGCCAGAGTCTCAAGTGCAGAAGGCTTTGCGGTTTAGCGCAGATGTGATCAGAGGGAA GTTGAACTCCGGGAAGAAAGATAACGACTTCATCTACCACGAGACGGTGCCTGCGGCAGACAAGCTCGCTTCTCCCAAAG GCGTGTCCCTGGTAAAGCCATCGCCCTTCAACCCCACCGACCCTGGTGCCACAGGCCCCGACCTCTTTTCCACTCTGGTTCCCATGGCTGCGCATGAGGCCTCGTCCGtctatag CGAGGAGAAGGCCAAGCTGATGAGGGACGTCCTGTCCAGAATCGAGAGCCAGAACCGGACGCTGGA ACAGTTTATGGACTCGCTCTGCCTGGACTCCGCGGCGCTGGGCGCGGCGCTCAGCCCCTCGCTGCCGGGGACGCTGCTGGAGACGTGTGCGGCTCTCAGCGTCCGACCGAACGCAGTGCAGAGTCTGGTGCAGGCGATGCAAG tTCTGGCAGGCCTGACTACAGAGGTGGACGAGCACCTGGACGAACTTCGGAAAGTCCTGCTGGAAACGTCCTGCACGCATGGACCCGCCTGGGAGGAGGCGCAGAAGGAGCTGGAGCGTTACGAGCGAGTTCACACCGAcgccacacacaccaacaccgaGCTACACACACGCATGAGCCAACACCTGCCCAACCTGCGCCTGCTGCAGGGGCCCGTGGAGGAGCTGAGGGCAAACCTGCCACAGACACAACTTACagagg ATGACAGAGCAGCGTCGGAGCAAATGCAGAGGATTCTGGGTAAAGTTAATGAGATGCGGGAACAGAGGAGGTCCTTGGAGCAACAGCTGCGGGAACTTATCCACAGGGACGACCTCACCAGTGTCCTCGTCACTACCGAGCGCTCCGAGATAAAG GACAtgttccagcagcagctccagaagTACTCCGAGCTGACAGGATACATCGAGCAGAACCTGTCTGCGCAGGAGAAGATCCTGACCACTCTGACCGACGCCAACGCCAGATACGCACCTGTGCGCAAAaacctcgcacacacacacacaca GTGGCAGAGCGCTGTGAGGGCCTTGCAGGCTTCTTATGAAGATTATGAAGATCTATTACGGAAGGCGGAGGAGGGGCGGGACTTCTACCAGGGGCTTGTGGGTAAATGCTCCACCCTGTTGCAGAGAGTCAAGACCCTGAGTCTGGATCCTGGAGAGTCAAG AGATGCTGGTGGGACGCCTCTAGTCAAACCGAGGACCAAAATTCCCCTGGTCTCAGAAGAAGCCCCTGAGACCCCCACCCCTCTTCCCCGCGGAAAATCCTGTCCTCCTTCAGGGGGTCCAGCCCTCCAGCAGGCCTTAAACACGCCCCCGACGTTCAATAACCAGCCACATGCCACACAGATGCCTTACGCcctgctgccatggcaacaaacCGCAGCCCCTCCCCTCCATCAGCAGCCAGCTCAGACTCCGCCCTCTTCAGTCCCTCAGATGTTTGTTGGCCACCCTCACTTCCTGCCACCATTTCCAGGGCAACCCCAGGTGCCAGGCTACCCTGGAATACCCTTTCCGGGGCAGAACCGGCCTGGTGCCCCGCCCCAGAACCAGATGCAGGCGCCCCCGTTTCCAGGTGTGGTGTACATGCCCCCCTTCACCTGTCCGTACCCGTACGGCCCTCCCTTCCAGAACCCGCAGGCCAGTGGCACCTCTCAAACCCAGCATGACCCCAGGAGTTACCCGGGAGCAGCGCCGCCTTTCATCCCCACCCAGATGCAACCGCACCTACTTCCCCGACAAGCCACGCCCCCCGCTGCCCCCGCTGCAGAGGACCGGCCATCTGAGCAGCTGTCGTCTCAGGAGGGACAGGACGTCCTGCAGGCCAGGCTggaccagctccacctacacACCCAGGAGACTGGAGCAGATCCTGGCTCCGCCCACACAGCCAGCTAA
- the LOC114774559 gene encoding tyrosine-protein phosphatase non-receptor type 23-like isoform X1, with product MEAVPRMPMIWMDLKGAGPFSFRPTVKQFILRNYGGNSEEHGEALKKLESLRRSAVNVNQDFEGCSTLKKYLGQLYFLQSRVPMTTGQEAAVPVTWTDLYSGRAVTHDDIRYEQASVLFNLGALHSFLGAMDKRVSEGGMKVSCNHFQSAAGAFSYLLDHLTHVYSSELRSHSLTANIRLMLAQAQECLLEKSLLDNMKSLVIARICAQVVDYYKQCVWAMESADSSVLAKKEKEWMKIISMKIWYYSAIAQLHMGKQAEEEQKFGEAVAYFQSSHDRLNEAIKLSKGLPESQVQKALRFSADVIRGKLNSGKKDNDFIYHETVPAADKLASPKGVSLVKPSPFNPTDPGATGPDLFSTLVPMAAHEASSVYSEEKAKLMRDVLSRIESQNRTLEQFMDSLCLDSAALGAALSPSLPGTLLETCAALSVRPNAVQSLVQAMQVLAGLTTEVDEHLDELRKVLLETSCTHGPAWEEAQKELERYERVHTDATHTNTELHTRMSQHLPNLRLLQGPVEELRANLPQTQLTEDDRAASEQMQRILGKVNEMREQRRSLEQQLRELIHRDDLTSVLVTTERSEIKDMFQQQLQKYSELTGYIEQNLSAQEKILTTLTDANARYAPVRKNLAHTHTQWQSAVRALQASYEDYEDLLRKAEEGRDFYQGLVGKCSTLLQRVKTLSLDPGESRDAGGTPLVKPRTKIPLVSEEAPETPTPLPRGKSCPPSGGPALQQALNTPPTFNNQPHATQMPYALLPWQQTAAPPLHQQPAQTPPSSVPQMFVGHPHFLPPFPGQPQVPGYPGIPFPGQNRPGAPPQNQMQAPPFPGVVYMPPFTCPYPYGPPFQNPQASGTSQTQHDPRSYPGAAPPFIPTQMQPHLLPRQATPPAAPAAEDRPSEQLSSQEGQDVLQARLDQLHLHTQETGADPGSAHTAS from the exons ATGGAGGCGGTTCCGCGGATGCCGATGATCTGGATGGACCTGAAGGGAGCGGGACCCTTCAGTTTCCGTCCGACTGTCAAACAG TTCATACTCAGGAACTACGGGGGGAACTCAGAGGAGCACGGCGAAGCTCTGAAGAAGCTGGAGAGCCTACGACGG AGTGCTGTGAACGTCAACCAGGACTTCGAGGGCTGCAGCACGCTGAAGAAGTACCTCGGCCAGCTCTACTTCCTCCAGAGTCGTGTTCCCATGACAACCGGGCAGGAAGCAGCTGTGCCGGTCACCTG GACAGATCTGTACTCAGGGAGGGCCGTGACCCACGATGACATCAGATATGAACAGGCCAGTGTCCTCTTCAACCTCG GAGCTCTGCACTCCTTCCTGGGGGCTATGGATAAAAGAGTGTCAGAAGGG GGGATGAAGGTTTCCTGTAACCATTTCCAGTCGGCAGCTGGTGCTTTCTCCTACCTTCTCGATCACCTCACACACGTTTACAGCTCCGAGCTGAGGAGTCACAGCCTCACCGCCAACATCAGGCTAATGCTG GCTCAGGCTCAGGAGTGTCTTCTGGAGAAATCTCTGCTGGACAACATGAAGAGCCTGGTCATCGCACGCATCTGtgcacag gtagtTGATTATtataagcagtgtgtgtgggcaaTGGAGTCTGCAGACTCAAGTGTGTTGgcgaagaaggagaaggagtgGATGAAGATCATCAGCATGAAGATCTGGTACTATAGTGCTATTGCACAG CTGCACATGGGGAAGCAGgcagaagaggagcagaagtTTGGCGAGGCT GTGGCTTATTTCCAGAGCTCTCATGATAGGTTGAATGAAGCCATCAAGCTTAGTAAG GGTCTGCCAGAGTCTCAAGTGCAGAAGGCTTTGCGGTTTAGCGCAGATGTGATCAGAGGGAA GTTGAACTCCGGGAAGAAAGATAACGACTTCATCTACCACGAGACGGTGCCTGCGGCAGACAAGCTCGCTTCTCCCAAAG GCGTGTCCCTGGTAAAGCCATCGCCCTTCAACCCCACCGACCCTGGTGCCACAGGCCCCGACCTCTTTTCCACTCTGGTTCCCATGGCTGCGCATGAGGCCTCGTCCGtctatag CGAGGAGAAGGCCAAGCTGATGAGGGACGTCCTGTCCAGAATCGAGAGCCAGAACCGGACGCTGGA ACAGTTTATGGACTCGCTCTGCCTGGACTCCGCGGCGCTGGGCGCGGCGCTCAGCCCCTCGCTGCCGGGGACGCTGCTGGAGACGTGTGCGGCTCTCAGCGTCCGACCGAACGCAGTGCAGAGTCTGGTGCAGGCGATGCAAG tTCTGGCAGGCCTGACTACAGAGGTGGACGAGCACCTGGACGAACTTCGGAAAGTCCTGCTGGAAACGTCCTGCACGCATGGACCCGCCTGGGAGGAGGCGCAGAAGGAGCTGGAGCGTTACGAGCGAGTTCACACCGAcgccacacacaccaacaccgaGCTACACACACGCATGAGCCAACACCTGCCCAACCTGCGCCTGCTGCAGGGGCCCGTGGAGGAGCTGAGGGCAAACCTGCCACAGACACAACTTACagagg ATGACAGAGCAGCGTCGGAGCAAATGCAGAGGATTCTGGGTAAAGTTAATGAGATGCGGGAACAGAGGAGGTCCTTGGAGCAACAGCTGCGGGAACTTATCCACAGGGACGACCTCACCAGTGTCCTCGTCACTACCGAGCGCTCCGAGATAAAG GACAtgttccagcagcagctccagaagTACTCCGAGCTGACAGGATACATCGAGCAGAACCTGTCTGCGCAGGAGAAGATCCTGACCACTCTGACCGACGCCAACGCCAGATACGCACCTGTGCGCAAAaacctcgcacacacacacacaca GTGGCAGAGCGCTGTGAGGGCCTTGCAGGCTTCTTATGAAGATTATGAAGATCTATTACGGAAGGCGGAGGAGGGGCGGGACTTCTACCAGGGGCTTGTGGGTAAATGCTCCACCCTGTTGCAGAGAGTCAAGACCCTGAGTCTGGATCCTGGAGAGTCAAG AGATGCTGGTGGGACGCCTCTAGTCAAACCGAGGACCAAAATTCCCCTGGTCTCAGAAGAAGCCCCTGAGACCCCCACCCCTCTTCCCCGCGGAAAATCCTGTCCTCCTTCAGGGGGTCCAGCCCTCCAGCAGGCCTTAAACACGCCCCCGACGTTCAATAACCAGCCACATGCCACACAGATGCCTTACGCcctgctgccatggcaacaaacCGCAGCCCCTCCCCTCCATCAGCAGCCAGCTCAGACTCCGCCCTCTTCAGTCCCTCAGATGTTTGTTGGCCACCCTCACTTCCTGCCACCATTTCCAGGGCAACCCCAGGTGCCAGGCTACCCTGGAATACCCTTTCCGGGGCAGAACCGGCCTGGTGCCCCGCCCCAGAACCAGATGCAGGCGCCCCCGTTTCCAGGTGTGGTGTACATGCCCCCCTTCACCTGTCCGTACCCGTACGGCCCTCCCTTCCAGAACCCGCAGGCCAGTGGCACCTCTCAAACCCAGCATGACCCCAGGAGTTACCCGGGAGCAGCGCCGCCTTTCATCCCCACCCAGATGCAACCGCACCTACTTCCCCGACAAGCCACGCCCCCCGCTGCCCCCGCTGCAGAGGACCGGCCATCTGAGCAGCTGTCGTCTCAGGAGGGACAGGACGTCCTGCAGGCCAGGCTggaccagctccacctacacACCCAGGAGACTGGAGCAGATCCTGGCTCCGCCCACACAGCCAGCTAA
- the LOC114774559 gene encoding tyrosine-protein phosphatase non-receptor type 23-like isoform X3 — protein sequence MDKRVSEGGMKVSCNHFQSAAGAFSYLLDHLTHVYSSELRSHSLTANIRLMLAQAQECLLEKSLLDNMKSLVIARICAQVVDYYKQCVWAMESADSSVLAKKEKEWMKIISMKIWYYSAIAQLHMGKQAEEEQKFGEAVAYFQSSHDRLNEAIKLSKGLPESQVQKALRFSADVIRGKLNSGKKDNDFIYHETVPAADKLASPKGVSLVKPSPFNPTDPGATGPDLFSTLVPMAAHEASSVYSEEKAKLMRDVLSRIESQNRTLEQFMDSLCLDSAALGAALSPSLPGTLLETCAALSVRPNAVQSLVQAMQVLAGLTTEVDEHLDELRKVLLETSCTHGPAWEEAQKELERYERVHTDATHTNTELHTRMSQHLPNLRLLQGPVEELRANLPQTQLTEDDRAASEQMQRILGKVNEMREQRRSLEQQLRELIHRDDLTSVLVTTERSEIKDMFQQQLQKYSELTGYIEQNLSAQEKILTTLTDANARYAPVRKNLAHTHTQWQSAVRALQASYEDYEDLLRKAEEGRDFYQGLVGKCSTLLQRVKTLSLDPGESRDAGGTPLVKPRTKIPLVSEEAPETPTPLPRGKSCPPSGGPALQQALNTPPTFNNQPHATQMPYALLPWQQTAAPPLHQQPAQTPPSSVPQMFVGHPHFLPPFPGQPQVPGYPGIPFPGQNRPGAPPQNQMQAPPFPGVVYMPPFTCPYPYGPPFQNPQASGTSQTQHDPRSYPGAAPPFIPTQMQPHLLPRQATPPAAPAAEDRPSEQLSSQEGQDVLQARLDQLHLHTQETGADPGSAHTAS from the exons ATGGATAAAAGAGTGTCAGAAGGG GGGATGAAGGTTTCCTGTAACCATTTCCAGTCGGCAGCTGGTGCTTTCTCCTACCTTCTCGATCACCTCACACACGTTTACAGCTCCGAGCTGAGGAGTCACAGCCTCACCGCCAACATCAGGCTAATGCTG GCTCAGGCTCAGGAGTGTCTTCTGGAGAAATCTCTGCTGGACAACATGAAGAGCCTGGTCATCGCACGCATCTGtgcacag gtagtTGATTATtataagcagtgtgtgtgggcaaTGGAGTCTGCAGACTCAAGTGTGTTGgcgaagaaggagaaggagtgGATGAAGATCATCAGCATGAAGATCTGGTACTATAGTGCTATTGCACAG CTGCACATGGGGAAGCAGgcagaagaggagcagaagtTTGGCGAGGCT GTGGCTTATTTCCAGAGCTCTCATGATAGGTTGAATGAAGCCATCAAGCTTAGTAAG GGTCTGCCAGAGTCTCAAGTGCAGAAGGCTTTGCGGTTTAGCGCAGATGTGATCAGAGGGAA GTTGAACTCCGGGAAGAAAGATAACGACTTCATCTACCACGAGACGGTGCCTGCGGCAGACAAGCTCGCTTCTCCCAAAG GCGTGTCCCTGGTAAAGCCATCGCCCTTCAACCCCACCGACCCTGGTGCCACAGGCCCCGACCTCTTTTCCACTCTGGTTCCCATGGCTGCGCATGAGGCCTCGTCCGtctatag CGAGGAGAAGGCCAAGCTGATGAGGGACGTCCTGTCCAGAATCGAGAGCCAGAACCGGACGCTGGA ACAGTTTATGGACTCGCTCTGCCTGGACTCCGCGGCGCTGGGCGCGGCGCTCAGCCCCTCGCTGCCGGGGACGCTGCTGGAGACGTGTGCGGCTCTCAGCGTCCGACCGAACGCAGTGCAGAGTCTGGTGCAGGCGATGCAAG tTCTGGCAGGCCTGACTACAGAGGTGGACGAGCACCTGGACGAACTTCGGAAAGTCCTGCTGGAAACGTCCTGCACGCATGGACCCGCCTGGGAGGAGGCGCAGAAGGAGCTGGAGCGTTACGAGCGAGTTCACACCGAcgccacacacaccaacaccgaGCTACACACACGCATGAGCCAACACCTGCCCAACCTGCGCCTGCTGCAGGGGCCCGTGGAGGAGCTGAGGGCAAACCTGCCACAGACACAACTTACagagg ATGACAGAGCAGCGTCGGAGCAAATGCAGAGGATTCTGGGTAAAGTTAATGAGATGCGGGAACAGAGGAGGTCCTTGGAGCAACAGCTGCGGGAACTTATCCACAGGGACGACCTCACCAGTGTCCTCGTCACTACCGAGCGCTCCGAGATAAAG GACAtgttccagcagcagctccagaagTACTCCGAGCTGACAGGATACATCGAGCAGAACCTGTCTGCGCAGGAGAAGATCCTGACCACTCTGACCGACGCCAACGCCAGATACGCACCTGTGCGCAAAaacctcgcacacacacacacaca GTGGCAGAGCGCTGTGAGGGCCTTGCAGGCTTCTTATGAAGATTATGAAGATCTATTACGGAAGGCGGAGGAGGGGCGGGACTTCTACCAGGGGCTTGTGGGTAAATGCTCCACCCTGTTGCAGAGAGTCAAGACCCTGAGTCTGGATCCTGGAGAGTCAAG AGATGCTGGTGGGACGCCTCTAGTCAAACCGAGGACCAAAATTCCCCTGGTCTCAGAAGAAGCCCCTGAGACCCCCACCCCTCTTCCCCGCGGAAAATCCTGTCCTCCTTCAGGGGGTCCAGCCCTCCAGCAGGCCTTAAACACGCCCCCGACGTTCAATAACCAGCCACATGCCACACAGATGCCTTACGCcctgctgccatggcaacaaacCGCAGCCCCTCCCCTCCATCAGCAGCCAGCTCAGACTCCGCCCTCTTCAGTCCCTCAGATGTTTGTTGGCCACCCTCACTTCCTGCCACCATTTCCAGGGCAACCCCAGGTGCCAGGCTACCCTGGAATACCCTTTCCGGGGCAGAACCGGCCTGGTGCCCCGCCCCAGAACCAGATGCAGGCGCCCCCGTTTCCAGGTGTGGTGTACATGCCCCCCTTCACCTGTCCGTACCCGTACGGCCCTCCCTTCCAGAACCCGCAGGCCAGTGGCACCTCTCAAACCCAGCATGACCCCAGGAGTTACCCGGGAGCAGCGCCGCCTTTCATCCCCACCCAGATGCAACCGCACCTACTTCCCCGACAAGCCACGCCCCCCGCTGCCCCCGCTGCAGAGGACCGGCCATCTGAGCAGCTGTCGTCTCAGGAGGGACAGGACGTCCTGCAGGCCAGGCTggaccagctccacctacacACCCAGGAGACTGGAGCAGATCCTGGCTCCGCCCACACAGCCAGCTAA